TCGAAAGCCGCCAGCAGGCCACCGAAAGTGAATGCCAACAGCAGCAGGGTATCGGCAGCCAGCTCGACCAGGCCGAGACGAAGCTTGGCCGTGGTGTAGTCGGCGGCTTTCTGATGATCGGCGAGCGTGATGCGTTCAGCGAAGGCGGGCGGGAGCGCATGCCGATGGGCGGCGACATGGCGCATCTGGCGCAGACTCAGCCAGACGCGCAGCGTGCTGGTCAAAGCTAGCATGGCAAGGAAAACGGCGGAGAACAACGCGGCCATGGAGCGAAAAATGGGTCAGGTATGCAAGAATGCAAGCCGTTCGAAACTTCGGAAGCGCAGTATGGCACAAGACCAAAACGCTCTCGTCTGGCTCGACATGGAGATGACCGGGCTCGATCCGGAACGCGATCGCATTCTCGAGCTGGCGATGGTGATCACCAATTCCCAGCTCGAGGTGATCGCCGAAAGCGCCGTCTGGGCAGTGCATCAGGACGATGCGGTGCTGGAGGCGATGGACGAGTGGAACAAGAAGACCCACGGCAAATCCGGACTGATCGAGCGGGTGCGGGCCTCGGTGCTCGCCGAGGCCGATGTCGAGGCACAGGCGCTCGATTTCCTGAAACGCTATGTGCCGGCGGGCAAGTCGCCGATCTGTGGTAATTCG
This genomic interval from Sulfuricystis multivorans contains the following:
- the orn gene encoding oligoribonuclease, with product MAQDQNALVWLDMEMTGLDPERDRILELAMVITNSQLEVIAESAVWAVHQDDAVLEAMDEWNKKTHGKSGLIERVRASVLAEADVEAQALDFLKRYVPAGKSPICGNSICQDRRFMARYMPKLEAWFHYRNLDVSTLKELCRRWAPAIAKGVKKGGKHEALADIYESIEELKYYRANLLKI